From Triticum aestivum cultivar Chinese Spring chromosome 7B, IWGSC CS RefSeq v2.1, whole genome shotgun sequence:
CTTCCCACTACAGCCATGCCCATGCGTATAGATCCAGAGCAAGGGGAGGGTCAGCTCTTTCTCGATCTGTTTCTCCACTCGTTAATCTCGTGTTGCTATTTTATTTTGTGAGGCACAAACAGTAAAAATCTTGTTTCTggatttttttattaatttataattaTATTagtgaaaatgttaaatgtgtgctGTATATCACAGGTTAAGAAAAAGGaataataaaaaataaagcaaagagGAAAACTGGTCAGTTGTCAGAGCTTAGCATCTGTCCAAGTTCTGAGGAATGCAGCATCTTTTCTTTTCACACCGTGACCAACCAAAAATCAGATCATGCTTTCCCAAACAAATTAGTACCGGGAGCTGTTACTTTCCCCAACCAGAAATGTCCAGCTTTTGCTCATCCGGTGGTCCTCTGAAAACAACTAGTAGGATTTTTGGTCATTCTGATGTGAATTTATGATGTGCAGAACTGGATCTTTTCTTCAGTAGTTCACCTTGGGTAGCTGTTGCAAAGGACTCTGCAAATTGGATTTGAAGGAGCTGTTATTCAAGGTAATCTTCTTCTACTTCTGCTTTGAAGGAAAGCAATGCATAGGCGCATAGTGTACTGTTACTTTCACCGACCAATCAAGTTCAGGTTTTCCTTATTCTGTCTTCTGAAAAACATAATGTTTTCATTGCAGAATTTCACGCCAAGGACAATGCTATAGCCGTCTGTAGATCCAGAGCAAAGACAAAAAAAAGATCGAGATATGGAGGTCGCTGCTGGGGCGATGGGCCCCGTCATCCGTAAGCTCGGCGAGCTGCTCGTCGGAGAATACAACCTAGAGAAGCGAGTAAAGAAAGGCGTACAATCGCTCCTAAACGAGCTGGAGATGATGCACGCTGTACTTCGCAAGGTTGGCGAGGTGCCGTCGGAACAGCTCGATGAGCCGGTCCGGATTTGGGCTGGCAAGGTGAGAGACCTGTCTTGCGACATGGAAGACGCTGTTGACGACTTCATGGTGCGTGTGCATGAGGGTTCAAGCAGCAAGCCTACGAACATGAGGAATCAAGTCAAGAAGTTTCTCAAGAAGACCACCAAACTGTTTGGCAAGGGCAAAGCACTTCATCAAATCAGTGATGCCATCAAAGAAGCTCAGGATCTCGCCAAGGAGTTGGCGGACCTGCGTAGAAGGTACGAGCTTGACACTCGTAGCACTAGCAATGGTGCTACCATTGACCCTCGTGTGTTAGCTCTGCACAAAGATGTAGGGGAGCTTGTTGGCGTTGACCGCACAAGGGATGAGCTTATCAAAACACTGATTTGTGAGGATGGGAGTTCTAAGGAGCAATTGAAGACGATCTCTATTGTTGGTGTTGGTGGGCTGGGCAAGACTACACTCACCAAAGCAATTTATGAGAAGATCAAAGCCCAGTTTGAATGTGCGGCTTTTGTCCCTGTAGGGCAGAACCCTGATATCAAGAAAGTTTTCAAGGACTTACTCTATGACCTGAACAAAGAAAAGTTCAATGACATTCATAATACATCAAAGGATGAAAATCTCCTCATCAAGGAAATCAGAGAATTCCTTGTGGATAAGAGGTGTGCACCACATAGTGCTTGTCTTTTTGTATATATTTCAGAAGAAGTAGTGAGATATATACTGAATTTTATATCTTCATTTCCTTGTTTGTTATATTTTTATATCTGTAGTAGTCCATTTCTTTTTAAGCAAATTCGACTTCTTTCTTTTTTGCGCAGTTGCCTTATTTTTGTTAGTCCTGTATACTTTTAAGCCATTCTGTTGCATTTCTTAATATTTTTGCATGCATATCCTTACTGGTTATATAATCCCAAGGTTTGCTTTAGTACCTTATAGTTTATCCTTGTTACAAAATTCAGTTGTACTATATAGATGACTTCCCAACTAACTCTATCAAAATTATTGGCATAGGTACCTTATTGTAATTGATGATATATGGGAAGAAGAAATATGGAGATATATAAATTGTGCTTTGTATAAAAACAAACTCCATAGTAGGGTAATCACAACAACCCGCAATGTGAGTGTGTCTGAAGCATGTCTCTCTTCCAGTGATGACATGATTCACAAAATGAAACCTCTTTCTGATGAAGACTCACAAATACTCTTCCATAGAAGAATATTTCAAAGCGAGGAGAAATGTCCAGAAGATTTGCAAGCAGTATCAAGAGAGATATTGAAGAAATGTGGTGGTGTACCATTAGCCATCATTACAATAGCTAGCCTTCTAGTCAGTAACCAAAGGATAAAGCAGAAAGAAGAATGGATGCATGTGCACAGTTCGATGGGCCGTGGAGTTACAGAAGGTGGTATTGTGAAGGACATGAAGAGGATATTATCACTCAGCTATTATGATTTGCCATCCCATCTGAAGCCATGTTTATTATATCTAAGCATCTTTCCTGAAGACTTTGAGATTAAGAGAGATTTGTTGATATGGAGGTGGCTTGCTGAAGGGTTTATCCAATGTGACAAAGAAGAAACCAGGCTGTTTGAGATAGGAAAGAGCTACTTCAACGAGCTTATGAACAGGAGCTTGATCCAGCCAGCACAAATCAATTTGGAAGGAACGGTAGTAACTTGTCGTATACATGATATGGTGCTTGATCTTATATGCTCACTGTCAAGTGAGGAGAATTTTATCTCCATATTGGATAATGCTGAGTGGCATGCACCTAATCTGCAAAGTGAGCTATGCCAAGGGTTCAACACCTTGACTTCGAGGTCTCTGCGCCGTCGATCGCAAGTGGTGAGGTTGACTGCGGCCTGGGGCACCTCCCTTCTCTTGAGCGTGTTCAGGTTTGTCTGGAGCGTGAGAATTCCAGCCATGATGAGATGGAGACATCCAAGGCTTGGCTGACGCGCGCAGCAGAAGCCCATCCAAAACGTCCCACCATTCAAATCTATTTGACATGAGTGCTGACATGCCTCTGCCGCGCCGGTAAGGTCATGTTCGTCTGAGCAACCATGATTTCTCTTTTCCTGAATATGCTTGTTGCCATATTGTTTGATTTATCCCTCTTACTTTTCCAATTTCAGGCCTTCAATGTAAACCCATCAGTTGCCGCAGATACTGTTCCAACATTTTGAAACAGCAGCTACAATGCAGCTCCCAATAAGCAATGCGAATTCCGTCTTTTGCTACACGGAGGCTTCTGCAGAAATGCAGCACCTCATTTCCTTTATTCAGCCAAGACTCGTACAATTAAAGGTTGCATTCAGTTGGCACTGTTTGTATTTGTAACACTAGTACCCCTTACGTTTTAATCTCCTCATTCATTTGCTTGTCCACCTACGACATTGTTTTGTTTCTATTGACTTATTAATGAAGAGTTGATCGGACTCCAGTTGGCTTGTTTTTGCTTTGATTAGCACTTACATTCAGTCAAGACTCCTACAATGAGAGCTCTTATACTCCTtctctctcagtttacaaggcgTGCACGTATCCATAGGCATCAATTTGACCAACCTTAtagaagtcatatattacaaaaaacataCCATTATAAACtttagatgttctattttcaaaccgtataatttttttgttatatagtttatattacggtgataaaattggcaacctaggtatacgcgcaggacttgtaaactgaaacggagggagtatttctttacagagggagtagttggttAAACTCATGCTGTAGCTCCACATTTGCTTCATGTTGTTTTTTTCAAGTTTTCTCTTCTTGCTGCAATTATTGTTTCGAGCTCGTGACAGAGAGTCACAAACGCTAAGATAGAATACCATACCACTATTGATCTTCGTGCCTTAAGATTACATACACAAGTGCAAAAATGATGACCAAATAAAACATAAGAACAATTATAGAATTTTGTAAGCAAAAAGCCCACAGCAGCCAACCACCGTTCGCTCGCTCCTGTTTCACATAACATCAACAGTTTCAATTACTACCTCTTTCGGTTCCTTTGGAACAAATTTTCTTTCTAGATTATCAGTTGGACTAACGAAATCaattcaatggtgtatctttttgtGGCAATACATATTCAACCGAATCGAATATCTACAACTAACAGACAATCAAATGGTATGACTGAGTGAGCCGAGTAGTAGGTTGCTTACAGGATTCTCCAAAGCTGGAAATCTACAAAGAAATAGACTCCCAAATCCTCGCAAAGGAATGAGATCGAGAACTGCTACAGACTGCTTCGCTGTTTTCACTTCCTCGTATATTCTTTTGGCAGATGATTGCCTCGGCTTGTATTGCAAGCAAATGCGATTAGGTTCGTGGCAATGGTGGATGATTACCACTATTGGTCTACATTCTAGTATTGTTGACGTTCTGCTGGAAATAACTGGTGCATAACTAGTGACTAAAACATaagaattctacatcatttcttgGCCACAACAGCCAACGATATAATGATATAACTCACCAGCTCTCCCTCTCGGTTTTTCATTAGGCAGATACGGCGCACAGGGCCACAACTCTGAAATAGGGCCACAGCTTCAAACATCAAACACTAAACCAGTCAGTCCACATTCAAACACAATAGTCCAATCACAGTCAATCAGAGTTCATTAACCAGGACAACATTACATAATCCATAATCGACCACAATGTAAAAATCTCATGACGGCCACAGAAATTAGGCAGCCATCGTTCACGGACTATCGCATCTTACGGAAAACGCTGAAACATCTTTAAGCAGAAGGAAAAAAATTCCACATAAAACAACATACACAAGCACAAGAATCCATAGGCTACGCGGAAATTTGACCACTACAGCTCGTCATCTACCCTTAACACCCCATCTCCTTTTGATTCTCCAGGTGAGGCAATTATTTACAGCTAGCAACATTTTATGGCGGCAGGAGGACCGAAAACTTTCCATATGAATGAAGCCGATCAAAGTAACTCCAGCTACTGGTAATCAGGGTTGAACGCGATGCCCTCTTGGTGGATTAGATCCTTCATTTGTTCTTCCGACAACGCATGCTGCTCGAAGTCAAAGCTGAAGGGCATCGTGCAGACTGGCTCATCACTTATGTCATGCAGCGATGCCAAGTAAGGATGCGCAAGTGCACCTTCAACTGACCAAAAAATAAAGGAACAATCAGTAACTATCGATCAATAACTGACCAAAAAAATAAAGGATGAATCTTGGAGACAGATATTTTGCAGTCAAAACTATGGATTGTCAACAATAGAAACACCACCCAACAGGCAACAATGATTACTTTAGCATTCCCACTTCAAACTAATGACCTTTGCATACCTACAGAGAGTATGGACACGTTCCTACCCACTTGGGCTGTAAATCCAGCCCAATTTAATTACTTTTTTTTCATTTGAATGGAGGAACTGATGTTAGCTAATGATATATAGAACGAAACACTAGGATGGCATACCCAGATGAGATTCCAGTTACTAATATTTAACAAATGGAGCAAGTTCTAAATTAAACTATTCAtgatacaaaaaaaggacggctaTTTTTATCTTGCTGTTTGGAACATAAGATCGTCAATCTTGTAGCAACAGTAAATCCCAGCAGATGGATGCGGACGGTTAAATCACTAGAACACATGCCAAAACTTGCCTGTTATTCTCTGTCTAGGATCGAAAGTCAGCATCTTTTCAACCAAGTCAATTGCTGAAGGGTGAACATGTGGAAACTTCTCAGATAATGATTGCCTTGCATGACGGGGAAGTTGGCGGATATATCTTCTTGCGTTTTCATTTACAAAATCCAAATCGGCCTCATTTGGTGTTCCAATGAGCTGCAGCGAGGAAATACCACAAGGGAATTGAAAATGAATTAATGTGCACCAGAAAAGTACTTATTATATATACCAGAAAGTGCTTAAATACCTCTATTATGCTAAAACAGGATCACACAACATGATTTAAATTCGATGTAAAAGAAGTTCATAGGGTACTTTCTAACCTCCATTAGTAGGCGTAGCTGATGGACATGGTCCCTtcccggaaacaaaggtttccgATCCATCAGTTCCATAAATATACAGCCCACAGACCACACATCAATTGCTGCAGTATATTCAGAGGAGTTCAACAGAAGCTCTGGTGCCCTGTACCATCTTGTCACAACATACTCAGTCATAAAATCAGTTTCTGAGGTGGTACGAGCAAGTCCAAAATCACAAATTTTTAGGTCACAGTTTGCATTCAATAGAAGATTGCTAGGCTTCAAGTCTCGGTGGAGAACATTTGCTGAATGTATATACTTCAAGCCACGAAGGATCTGATAAAGGAAATACTGCACAAAAAAGGAACAATTACAAAAAACATCCATATCAGATTAAGGACAATTTCTCAGAACAAGACAGAAATTTGCAGATTGAAAAGAAACTGGAAAGAACAAGATCAACAGAAGAGAAATAGGTGACCATTCCAGAAATCCACTGATTTCTCATGTATGACTTAGCGTCAACCTTTTTTATGCTAGAAACCCGAGTAGGCGCTGACAACATGGGCATACTATAGCAAACAGTTTTCCATGGAACTTTTCCACCAAGGATTATCCAATGGTATTTGGGGAAGTAGAACATGATTTAGTATCAGCTAAACATGGTATTGTTAACAAAAGAGACAACTCTGATATCGAGAAAGCACTTCTATTTAGGGAATCATCCATTAGCAATGACGATGCATGGGTGTGTTTGACAAAGAATAGAAAAAGGATTTACTAGCATTAAGCTGTATGCTAATATGTCAGCTCTCATGTGCTATACATGATGAACTTGTTCAACTGCTCCCTTTGCTCGACCAAATGTTCAGAGGTGCATTGATATATGGAAGCTTCTAAATATATTGTATCATTTCTAAGAGGTGTGATACAGTAAGGTACTTCTCAATATTACAGTTCACCTATGTCGAAGCACGGATCCAATTTCCATTGtattacaaagaagcaaaacatAACAGACAGTCATCAAACATACCCCAATAATTCCACCACTAACATCAATGTTTATAACATACATCAGGCAAACTTATTTAGAGCACGTAGACCTAGACTAGCAAAGTAGCAAGATGATTCAGACCGACCAGAAAAATAAGAAAGGTCGCAAGACTTATAGTTATTACTCATTAACTCCCAGAATACTAATATCTGGCAGAGGTATGTATGAGGCTGAGGCAAAAAATAAAATGAAACAGAGAATTAATAGTATAATGTACTCGAGGAATCAGATGAAGTGAGATACAGGAGACAAGAATTTCTATAGCCAAACAATAACATAATTAGATAAGCTAACTTGTCCTACAAAGCGGGAATGAGAAGGTTTTGCTTTTATACCAAG
This genomic window contains:
- the LOC123159443 gene encoding disease resistance protein RGA5: MEVAAGAMGPVIRKLGELLVGEYNLEKRVKKGVQSLLNELEMMHAVLRKVGEVPSEQLDEPVRIWAGKVRDLSCDMEDAVDDFMVRVHEGSSSKPTNMRNQVKKFLKKTTKLFGKGKALHQISDAIKEAQDLAKELADLRRRYELDTRSTSNGATIDPRVLALHKDVGELVGVDRTRDELIKTLICEDGSSKEQLKTISIVGVGGLGKTTLTKAIYEKIKAQFECAAFVPVGQNPDIKKVFKDLLYDLNKEKFNDIHNTSKDENLLIKEIREFLVDKRYLIVIDDIWEEEIWRYINCALYKNKLHSRVITTTRNVSVSEACLSSSDDMIHKMKPLSDEDSQILFHRRIFQSEEKCPEDLQAVSREILKKCGGVPLAIITIASLLVSNQRIKQKEEWMHVHSSMGRGVTEGGIVKDMKRILSLSYYDLPSHLKPCLLYLSIFPEDFEIKRDLLIWRWLAEGFIQCDKEETRLFEIGKSYFNELMNRSLIQPAQINLEGTVVTCRIHDMVLDLICSLSSEENFISILDNAEWHAPNLQSELCQGFNTLTSRSLRRRSQVVRLTAAWGTSLLLSVFRFVWSVRIPAMMRWRHPRLG
- the LOC123156822 gene encoding mitogen-activated protein kinase 1 — encoded protein: MDAGGAQPPDAEMAEAGAAAAAAAGSAPGGAMDNIQATLTHGGRFIQYNIFGNIFEVTAKYKPPILPIGKGAYGIVCSALNSETGEQVAIKKIANAFDNKIDAKRTLREIKLLRHMDHENIVAIRDIIPPAQRTAFNDVYIAYELMDTDLHQIIRSNQALSEEHCQYFLYQILRGLKYIHSANVLHRDLKPSNLLLNANCDLKICDFGLARTTSETDFMTEYVVTRWYRAPELLLNSSEYTAAIDVWSVGCIFMELMDRKPLFPGRDHVHQLRLLMELIGTPNEADLDFVNENARRYIRQLPRHARQSLSEKFPHVHPSAIDLVEKMLTFDPRQRITVEGALAHPYLASLHDISDEPVCTMPFSFDFEQHALSEEQMKDLIHQEGIAFNPDYQ